ATGGATTAACAGTAAGTAAAAACCATTATACTCAAGGAAATGCAACAACATTATCTAAGTCAACAGGATTAGATGATCATGCTGCTGTTGTAAAATTCTTCGAGCAGGTTTTTGATTGGGAGATTATGGCATATACATTCTATCCATATTTCTATAAGAGTGAAGATAATTGGAGTGAAAGTTTTGATTATTTAGATGGAAATGATCCCATTTTTAAAGCTTTCTTACAAAGTGGAATGGCAAGATCTGTAGTTCCTGTAAGGCCAGGTTTTGAAGACGCTGTAAACTGGTTCATGAATACAGGTGAGATTTGGAACGGCCAAGGTATTGTAACAGATACAGAAGATGATTTATATCTTTCTGTTGCAGAAGAAATGCAAGTGATTGAGGGTGAGGTTGAAGGAACTTGGGAAACTCGTGTTCCAACTGCTTTAACTGTTTTACAAGCTGAATCGGTTGTTTTAGAAGAAGGAGGATTGCCTTGTAATGATGATTGCAATGACAATAATACTCTTAAACCTTCAGATACAATTATTGGAGAGGAAGATTCAGGCACTACGAATCCCGAAGGTGTTAGTTTTGATGTTGTTGGAGAATCTAATGATGTAAGATAAGGTTATAAAAATGCTATGCTAACGTAAATGTTTAGATTGTATATCCAGAGCAGTAAACCTACTGCTCTGGTTTATCTATAATCGCTTTATGTTTTTAGAATAGAGCCTACTACAAATTCATGTTTTATTATTAACAAGGTTAGTTCTAAACCTAAAAAAACAAAATGCTATGTACGCACATGAATATGGCTTGAGAAACTTTAAGCACAAATCCAATTTTGAAAACCTGGTGGTGTTTTCAGATTCTCAACAAAATTTATTAGAAGAAACGGCATTACCAAGTGCCAATATATATTTAGAGATAGAAGAAGGGGTTAGAGAAGATAATAAATGGTTTGTTCATTTTAATAGTCGTCTTTCGGGAGAGTACGGAGACTTTTTTTTACAGAATAGAGATCCGTATGGAGAAATTGAATCTCTTCAATATTTAGTAGAGGAAGAAAATTATGAAATCGTTAAAGATAGAATATTGTTATCTTCAAATGGACGGATACCTTTTTATAAAATCAATGATCGGTTTTATATTAAGCTAAGTGAAGCTATTGATCTGGAGGAGGTTGTAATCACTGCAGATATTGAATCTGGTCCTCAGCCTAAAGCTCAAGAGGTTGTTAGTATCGAGTTAGAATCCTTCGTAACATTACTTATTTCAGATAATGGAGCAAAGCTAGAAAGGGCATATCAAAGAATAACTAATGTTAACGCTCATGAGGTGGTTATTTTGATAGAGACGGATGAAGGGACAAATGCCTTTGGAACAGTTTTTAGAATTCGTAAAGGAAAGAATGTAAAAACATTACCGGAAGTTGATAGGGTTTCGATAGCGAAAGTGGCAAGAGCTTTTGGTGTGGAGATAACAACAAATGATTTGTCTACTATGATAAAAGAAGAATTAGTAGACGATGATAGTACATTTTATATTTCTATCACTAGAGCTTTATCTTTTACAGGAGGAGTGGTTCGTTGGGCTTCTGATGGAGTGTTTTCAACAGTTTCAGAAGAGTTAAAAAACATAAGTAAAGAAATAAATGATTTAAAACTCGGAGATTCATATTGGAAAACGGAAGTCGACGGAAAGGAAAATCCAAAATTTGATCCTTTGTTGCCTAAGCTTAAAAATGATGAAGAAGGAATAGATACAGAAGCTTTTGTGAAAAGTATTTATAAAACCTATATCCAACCATTAACAGAAAAAGCAACTGAAGCATCAAAGGCAGTTTTAAAAAGTAAATTTGTTAGAAAGTTAATTCCATTCAATGTTGATAAGATTATTCAAGTATTGGATAAAATACCTGAGTTACTTCAAGACTTCTTCGATGGAATTGTAGAGAGTTTTGTTGATCTCTATTATTTTATTAACGGATTGTTGGTTGGGTTAATCAATAGTATTATTGATTTTATAAAATCACTTTTCGATATATTAGCAATGTTATTCGATTTAATAAATGGAATAATACAAAGCACCAAGTTCTTTGAAAGTCCTGGTTCTTATTTAAGTCTGTTTGCAGAAAATTTTGAGAACATTATAGATACGTTTGCAAACGTATTTACATTTGAGAACCTTAAAAAGTTTACCAGTCTTTTAATCTCGTTACCTAAGTTAGGATATAAGGCAATTGTAAACATAATTAATAATCCTATTGATGTTAATATAGACCCTGGAGCAATAGGTTATTATTTAGGATTTATTGTTGGTTTTATTGCTTCTGAGGTAGTAACATTTTTCGCTACTGGAGGAACAGGGAATGTCGCAAAAGCATTAAAAGCTGTATTGCAATCCTATAAAGCAATTGCAACAATTCCAGCTAAAGTTGCTGCCGGAACTGCAAAAATAGCAGGTAAAGCATTTAGTTTTGGAGTAGATACATTTGTAAGGCTCATAGATGTGATCGTGGAATTTTCTAAAAATATTCCAAAACACCTTGAGACGCTAAAAGGATTGTTAGATGAGTTTGTTGAAAGTTTAGGAAAGATAACAAGAACTTTTTCGAATGATGTGTATAGTCTTTTTGATAAGTTGGGAGTAACGGTTAAAAAGGTTTCTCAACCATTATTCCTTGCAACTGGAACGCCGATTCCTATTGGAGATAATTTGTATGCGCTTTTAAAAGATGGAAAAGAGATTTTTAGAGGAACTAAAAAACAAATTGAGGAATTAAGTAAAGTTCTTGAAAAGTTAAATGATAAGTCTAGAGAGAAAATAATTTCCAGAATTCTTGAAAGGTCAAGAAGTGTATTAAAGCTTTCTAGGAATGGATTAGCCAAGCTGGATAGTTTTGTTGATGAGGCCTTACAAATACCTAAAGAAAAAAGAACTGGAGCAGCGGCTGTTCTGGAAGGAACTATTAATGGTAAGCTCGAAGTATTAGTGAACTACACATCCAAAGGACTAAATAAGTCTCAAATCAGAGGTAGAAGACATAAGTTAGTTGATGACTGGTTGGAGGTTATCGCTAAAAGAGATTATCCTCATTTGTTTCAAAGACGAAACCATGGAAGATGCGCGGAACCAATTAATATATCCGAGTGGCTCTTTAAGGCGGAAAAATCTTTAGGAATTAAAAAAAATGGTATGACAATTGATCAAGCAAGGGTTGTTTTTGCAGATGTGGTTTCTAAGGCAAAATCTATCGAAAATACAGGTGTGGATAAATTATCTCACGGTTTACATAAGAATGCTTGTAGGACTTGTAATCCTTTATTGGATTATTTTAATATTAAAGAAGTTATTTAATTATGAAGTTTAAAAAAGAAGTAGAGGAATTATTTAAGAAGAGTGGATGGTTTGAAGGGAGAAATGTTGAGGATGTTTTTAGTAAAATTCCAAGATTTAATGAATATCCTGAGTTTTTGAAGGATTTTTTATTTGAATATGGAGATTTAAAAGTTGAAACATTTAAGCATAATCCTGAAGATGTAACAGCTCATTTGGATTTAACTGTATTGCCTAATCGTAGATACAAATTGAGTGAGTTTTTGGATGTTCCAAGGAAAAATTTCGGAAAAGATCTATTTACTTTTCCAATAGGTTATTATCATTTAGATGTTTCCTTGTTGCAATGTGATAAGGATGGTAAAGTGTATATGATTGGAGATTTTCCAACTCTAGTTTCAGATGACTTTAAAACAGGAATAGAGAAGGTTATTATGGAAGATTACAGTGACACCAAAGAATGGCATCCCGATGTAAAGGAGTGGAAAAAGGAGCAATATTAAATTTTTAAAACCGCCTATCAAAAAGGCGGTTTTTTTTATTTATTAAAATAAAACATTTTACAAAAAAAACAAAAACAAATGTTTGTTTTTGTTTGTATAAACTGTAAAATGTTTGTATATTTGTATTGCTTTTCTAATAGTTTTATAATTATTAATAAAAATTGTTATGCAGAAAAAAAGCGTTTGATTAAACCCATTTCGGTAAAAGAAAAAGAACGTAAAAAGAATCAAACCTATTTTCCTTGTCTGCTAACATCGAAATTACCGTATTTGAAATTGGTGAGTTCATTAAGGTAATCCTAATTTTTACTGAGATCGATCTAATAAAATGATTTGATTTTCAACTCTCAGAATAAAAAGTAACAAACTCAAAAGTTTTTGTAGCGAAAATAAACACAATGAATTAGTATGAATTATGTGGAGATATAAGTACTAGTATTCCTAGAAAGTAAAGGATTTCACATTAATTAAAAGTAAACACCTATGAAGAGAAATAAAGAAGTTTTGAAGGAGTTTTTTGAAACTGGAGATAAACCAACTCAAAGTCAGTATGCTGACTTAATAGACAGTTTGGCTCATGTAGATGAATTGGTAAAGGTAAACACAGCTTCGTTAAGAGGTAATGGAAAACCATTTACGGTTGAAGTTGAAGATTGGGTCAAAGATCATTTTGGTAAAATGCTATTTTATGAAGATAGTATTGGTTCAGAACTGTATTATTATGATTACGGATCGAGTAGTTGGAGTTTAACAAATAACATTTACAGCGTAAATGGTAGAGCGGGAAATGTTGTTATAGATGGAAGTAATTTATACATTACAAATCCGAAGAATAAAGAAAAAGAAACACTTGATAAATATCTAGACTACTTGTTTTCAAAAAGAGTTGACAACATTGATATTGAGGATGGATATTTAAAACTTACAACAGATACCAATCCAAGGAAAATTGTAGCACAGATTTCTTTGAAAGCTTTAAAATTGGCTTTGGAGCGTATTGTTTAAAAACAAAAGTTATATGAAAAAAAGTAAAGAAGTATTAAAAACCTATTTCGAAACAGGAGATAAACCAACGGAGCAACAGTATGGCGATTTAATTGATAGTTATGTTGACAGTAAGCAAGATGTTGGAGAATCAAATAGAAGATTTGTTATAGATGAAAATGGAGAAGTTTCAGTTGCATCTGGAATTGAGTTTACTCAATCTGACTGGAACCAAACGGATAACTCAAAACCAGATTTTATTAAGAATAAACCAGGTTTAAGCAGTGGATTACCAAAAGATTTTTACGAAGAAGGTGCTTGGACACCAGAAGCAAGATTTAACAATACTAAATTAGATACCACAGTATCTGTTGGAACGTATACGAGAATTGGAAACATCGTTCATTTTAGATTTTACCTTCAAAATATTGATGGCCAGTTCAACAACATTACACTTCCGTTCGATGCGGTTACATCAGATATTAATATTGTTCATGCAGAAGAAATTTTTGAACAAGTAGGCGGAAGTGGAGGAAACATTTATGACTTTACAGAGCCTAGGGAATTAATAATTGCGGTTAATAAACTAAGAATTAAAAACATGGTTACTAATATGTTTTTAAATATTGCTGTATCGGGAAATAAGACAGATTTGCAAATTTCAGGAACATTTAAAACAAATGTTTATGGAGCTTCAGCTGTTTCATAGAAAGAGAATAAAGTAAAAATTAAATAAAATGAAAAAAAGTAAAGAAGAATTAAAAGGTTATTTTGAAACTGGAGACAAACCAACCCAAGATCAATATGCGGATTTAATAGATAGTTTTGTAGATGCGAAACAAATAGAAGGAGAAGAAAATAGAAGATTTGTTATTGATAAAAATGGAGATGTTGGTGTTGCTCAAGAAAAATCAATTCCAGAGTATACATTATCAGGAATAACAAACAATAAGATTTCTTTGTTAAAAGATGGTGTTGTTGTTAAAGACATCGATGTGACTCAATTCGCAGGAGATAATGTAGTAGGAAAAAGGTTATATTCAGCAACTTACCGTCCTAATTTTCATGATTTAGTAATTAATAAAACTACTAATGAGGTTGTGGAAGATATGTATACAGATTGGCAAGATGTACCTTTAAATGAAGGGTACTCTGCATCTTTTCTTAGAGCTAAGATCGAAGGGAAATTTTTAGTAATACATGGTTTTAATGTTTCTGGAAATTCCGAAGATGGAGTGATCACATCAAGTTTACCATATGTTGTGCAAGCAACACAGTTTTTTAGAGGTGGTGGAACCGCGGGTATGCAGGATTATATGGTTAGAGGTAATTCAAAGAGTTTAAGGAGTATTGGTAAAC
This genomic window from Tenacibaculum sp. 190524A05c contains:
- a CDS encoding YwqJ-related putative deaminase is translated as MYAHEYGLRNFKHKSNFENLVVFSDSQQNLLEETALPSANIYLEIEEGVREDNKWFVHFNSRLSGEYGDFFLQNRDPYGEIESLQYLVEEENYEIVKDRILLSSNGRIPFYKINDRFYIKLSEAIDLEEVVITADIESGPQPKAQEVVSIELESFVTLLISDNGAKLERAYQRITNVNAHEVVILIETDEGTNAFGTVFRIRKGKNVKTLPEVDRVSIAKVARAFGVEITTNDLSTMIKEELVDDDSTFYISITRALSFTGGVVRWASDGVFSTVSEELKNISKEINDLKLGDSYWKTEVDGKENPKFDPLLPKLKNDEEGIDTEAFVKSIYKTYIQPLTEKATEASKAVLKSKFVRKLIPFNVDKIIQVLDKIPELLQDFFDGIVESFVDLYYFINGLLVGLINSIIDFIKSLFDILAMLFDLINGIIQSTKFFESPGSYLSLFAENFENIIDTFANVFTFENLKKFTSLLISLPKLGYKAIVNIINNPIDVNIDPGAIGYYLGFIVGFIASEVVTFFATGGTGNVAKALKAVLQSYKAIATIPAKVAAGTAKIAGKAFSFGVDTFVRLIDVIVEFSKNIPKHLETLKGLLDEFVESLGKITRTFSNDVYSLFDKLGVTVKKVSQPLFLATGTPIPIGDNLYALLKDGKEIFRGTKKQIEELSKVLEKLNDKSREKIISRILERSRSVLKLSRNGLAKLDSFVDEALQIPKEKRTGAAAVLEGTINGKLEVLVNYTSKGLNKSQIRGRRHKLVDDWLEVIAKRDYPHLFQRRNHGRCAEPINISEWLFKAEKSLGIKKNGMTIDQARVVFADVVSKAKSIENTGVDKLSHGLHKNACRTCNPLLDYFNIKEVI
- a CDS encoding SUKH-3 domain-containing protein; its protein translation is MKFKKEVEELFKKSGWFEGRNVEDVFSKIPRFNEYPEFLKDFLFEYGDLKVETFKHNPEDVTAHLDLTVLPNRRYKLSEFLDVPRKNFGKDLFTFPIGYYHLDVSLLQCDKDGKVYMIGDFPTLVSDDFKTGIEKVIMEDYSDTKEWHPDVKEWKKEQY